One genomic region from Cygnus atratus isolate AKBS03 ecotype Queensland, Australia chromosome 18, CAtr_DNAZoo_HiC_assembly, whole genome shotgun sequence encodes:
- the GALK1 gene encoding galactokinase, whose amino-acid sequence MYKDIRKDKEIDIGIAAGSSPAPDGAERGRSVPCRARAGRAAMAGPGAPALLEAACRAYGAAFGGAAAAGAAWAPGRVNLLGEHTDYNGGFVLPMALQLGTVLVGSPTQDGTISILTTSESADEPHRVQFPTPCESSPLSPGQPRWANYVKGVIQHYRGGPVPGFNAVIASDVPLGGGLSSSASLEVATYTFLQQLCPDDGDLVAKALACQKAEHTFAGMPCGIMDQFISVMGKEGHALLIDCRSLETVPVPLTDASLAVLITNSNVRHTLTGSEYPTRRRQCQEAAAALGKASLRDATMAELEAARGRLGEEVYRRARHVIGEIERTVQAARALQDRDYGTFGRLMVESHNSLRDDYDVSCPELDELVAAALEVDGVYGSRMTGGGFGGCTVTLLVAEAAERAQQHIQEKYSGTATFYISKPSDGAKVLPL is encoded by the exons CGCCGCGGGTTCGAGCCCGGCCCCCGacggggcggagcggggccgttCCGTTCCGTGCCGAGCCAGGGCGGGCCGTGCAGCCATGGCAGGGCCCGGGGCACCCGCGCTGCTGGAGGCCGCCTGCAGGGCGTACGGGGCGGCCTTCGGGGGTGCTGCGGCTGCCGGGGCGGCCTGGGCCCCCGGGCGGGTGAACCTGCTGGGCGAGCACACCGACTACAACGGCGGCTTCGTGCTGCCCATG gccctgcagctggggacgGTGCTGGTGGGCTCCCCCACGCAGGACGGGACCATCTCCATCCTCACCACCTCGGAGTCAGCGGATGAGCCCCACAGGGTGCAGTTCCCTACTCCCTGCGAAAGCAGCCCCCTGAGCCCTGGGCAGCCACGCTGGGCCAACTATGTCAAGGGCGTGATCCAGCACTACCGGG GCGGTCCCGTGCCTGGCTTCAACGCCGTGATAGCCAGTGATGTCCCCCTCGGCGGCGGCCTCTCCAGTTCTGCCTCTCTGGAGGTGGCTACTTacaccttcctgcagcagctctgccctg ACGATGGCGATTTGGTGGCCAAGGCGCTGGCATGCCAGAAAGCGGAGCACACGTTTGCTGGCATGCCCTGCGGGATCATGGACCAGTTCATATCCGTGATGGGCAAGGAGGGTCACGCGTTGCTCATCGACTGCAG GTCCCTGGAGACCGTCCCCGTCCCGCTGACCGATGCCAGCTTGGCCGTCCTCATCACCAACTCCAACGTGCGGCACACGCTGACGGGCAGCGAGTACCCCACGCGCCGGCGGCAGTGCCAGGAGGCGGCAGCGGCGCTTGGCAAGGCCAGCCTGCGGGATGCCACCATGGCCGAGCTGGAAG CGGCCAGGGGCCGGCTGGGTGAGGAGGTGTACCGGCGTGCCAGGCACGTCATTGGCGAGATCGAGCGCACGGTCCAGGCGGCGCGAGCGCTGCAGGACAGGGACTACGGCACGTTCGGGAGGCTGATGGTGGAGAGCCACAACTCCCTGCG GGATGACTACGACGTGAGCTGCCCAGAGCTGGATGAGCTGGTAGCAGCGGCTCTGGAGGTCGATGGGGTTTATGGCAGCCGGATGACGGGAGGAGGCTTCGGTGGCTGCACGGTGACGCTGCTGGTGGCCGAGGCTGCGGAGAGGGCCCAGCAACACATCCAG GAGAAGTACAGCGGCACAGCGACCTTCTACATCTCCAAACCCTCGGATGGGGCAAAGGTGCTGCCCCTGTAG